CACCCCCTCTTCAGACTGGCTAACAGTGAAAACTTATTTTATCATTCGAAAAATCAGGACGGATTGCCGCCTTTCGTTGCCAAACCAGGTTACTCTTAAGAGATACGGTAGCAATCCGCCAACATTTATATTAACTATTGAGGTGAACAATGAGACTGATTCCCCTGGCGACAGCAGAACAAGTAGGCAAATGGGCCGCCCGTCATATCGTCAACCGCATCAATGCGTTCAAACCCACCGCGGACCGTCCTTTTGTTTTAGGTCTGCCAACTGGTGGTACACCGCTTACCGCTTATAAAGCTCTGGTAGAGATGCACAAAGCGGGCCAGGTTAGCTTCAAACACGTTGTGACTTTCAACATGGATGAATATGTTGGCCTGGCAAAAGAGCACCCGGAAAGCTATCACAGCTTCATGCACCGCAATTTCTTCGATCACGTTGATATTCCGGCGGAAAACATTAACCTGCTTGATGGTAATGCGCCAGATATCGATGCAGAATGTCGTCAGTATGAAGAAAAAATCCGCTCTTACGGCAAAATTAACCTGTTCATGGGTGGCGTAGGCAACGATGGCCACATCGCATTTAACGAACCGGCTTCTTCCCTCTCTTCACGTACCCGTATTAAAAC
This DNA window, taken from Scandinavium goeteborgense, encodes the following:
- the nagB gene encoding glucosamine-6-phosphate deaminase, whose translation is MRLIPLATAEQVGKWAARHIVNRINAFKPTADRPFVLGLPTGGTPLTAYKALVEMHKAGQVSFKHVVTFNMDEYVGLAKEHPESYHSFMHRNFFDHVDIPAENINLLDGNAPDIDAECRQYEEKIRSYGKINLFMGGVGNDGHIAFNEPASSLSSRTRIKTLTHDTRVANSRFFDGDVTQVPKYALTVGVGTLLDAEEVMILVLGHQKAQALQAAVEGNVNHMWTISCLQLHPKAVMVCDEPSTMELKVKTLKYFNELEAENIKGL